The following are from one region of the Noviherbaspirillum sedimenti genome:
- the iscR gene encoding Fe-S cluster assembly transcriptional regulator IscR, with product MRLTTKGRFAVTAMIDLAMRQDKGPVTLAGISRRQEISLSYLEQLFGKLRRHEIVESVRGPGGGYNLARRPEDVTVADIIIAVDEPLDATQCGGKGNCQGADHEAGLQCMTHDLWSTLNAKMVEYLDSVSLKDLVDQQRHKAAEQRVVSVVRPHVVV from the coding sequence ATGAGATTGACGACCAAAGGCCGCTTTGCCGTGACCGCGATGATCGACCTGGCCATGCGGCAGGATAAGGGGCCAGTCACGCTGGCCGGCATCAGCCGGCGCCAGGAGATTTCCTTGTCTTACCTGGAACAGCTGTTTGGCAAGCTGCGTCGCCACGAGATCGTCGAGTCTGTGCGCGGTCCCGGAGGCGGCTATAATCTTGCCCGGCGTCCAGAAGATGTCACGGTGGCCGATATCATCATTGCCGTCGACGAGCCGCTGGATGCAACCCAATGCGGCGGCAAGGGCAATTGCCAGGGCGCCGACCATGAGGCCGGCCTGCAGTGCATGACGCATGACCTGTGGTCGACCCTGAATGCCAAGATGGTTGAATACCTGGATTCGGTTTCCCTGAAAGATTTGGTGGATCAGCAAAGGCATAAGGCCGCTGAACAGCGCGTGGTTTCCGTCGTGCGCCCCCACGTAGTGGTTTAA